The following proteins come from a genomic window of Cyanobacteriota bacterium:
- a CDS encoding transposase: MYNISDESIEYQINDCLSFMRFLHLGIEERLPDATTLWLCRQQLTSQQLIEPFRAV, encoded by the coding sequence TTGTACAACATCAGCGACGAATCCATAGAGTACCAAATCAACGACTGCCTATCGTTCATGCGCTTTCTCCATCTAGGGATTGAAGAGCGCCTTCCCGATGCCACAACCCTGTGGTTATGTCGTCAGCAATTGACATCGCAGCAGTTAATCGAACCCTTTCGAGCAGTTTGA
- a CDS encoding cytochrome b/b6 domain-containing protein, with amino-acid sequence TSLGLHLLVGAKVGGIPLLVSMFNWKMRNDDTPRSWLQGIKLEHSSLVLKIIEGIVIGGIVMAFILPIFNFS; translated from the coding sequence ACCAGCCTTGGATTACACCTGCTGGTCGGGGCCAAAGTCGGTGGAATTCCACTGCTAGTATCGATGTTTAATTGGAAAATGCGTAACGATGATACTCCGCGCTCTTGGCTTCAGGGAATCAAACTTGAACACTCTAGCTTAGTTTTGAAGATCATTGAAGGCATTGTGATTGGAGGTATTGTTATGGCATTTATCCTGCCAATTTTTAACTTCTCATAG